The Henningerozyma blattae CBS 6284 chromosome 9, complete genome DNA segment AATGAAAGATGTCTGGAAAAAGAATTGAGACGTAAAGATAGATATTATTACGCCGTTATGGAAATTTACAAAGAACTTTATAAGAATTATCCTGATTATAATGTTTGGTTAACTGGTCATTCATTGGGTGGTGCTTTAGCAAGTTTATTAGGTAGAACATTTGGCATTCCCACAGTTACATTTGAAGCTCCTGGTGAAGATTTACCTGCAAGAAGGCTACATTTACCATTTCCACCGGGTTTGCCAAGTTATCTTGAAGGTATATGGCATTTTGGTCATAATGCTGATCCAATTTTTATGGGAACATGTAATGGAGCAAGTTCTAGTTGTTCTATCGGTGGATATGCCATGGAAACAGAATGTCATACCGGTCAAGTATGTGTTTATAATGTGGTAAAGGATAAAGGCTGGCATGTTAATTTGTTACATCATAGAATTCATACAGTTATTGATGATGTAATTGAAGATTATGACGATGTTCCCAGATGCGTTGACCCTGATCCATGTGTAGATTGTTTTAATTGGAGGTTTACTTCAACGGATTGGGAGGACGATGGTTGATAACAGTTACAACTCAGCATTCAATGAAGTGTATTGTCCGCTTAAATAGAACTGTAAAATCTGATATTATAAAGTACGGTTTATGCAAATCTGTAGATAGTTTCATCAGCTCCATATAGACCCAATGGTCTGTTTTTGTAAGGTCATATTATACAAAGCCAGCAAATTGCATTCTGCATAAGATACCCGCTGGTTGAGTAGTCCCAGATTGACTATACATTTATGATTGTCCAGATGCAACAACAGATCCTACTTACAGCTCTTCATTTTCTCCAGCTGTCTTCTTAATACTCCTAATTAAAGCCTTCACTTCGCGTTCACTACTCTCTGGCTAATAACGTGATCCTGCCTAACTAGGTAGTTGACAAATTTTCTACCCATTTTTCATTAAGCTTTACTACGGCGTTACCGTGTCCTCTGTTCGAATTTTGCCTGTGCTAACTTTAATAAGCCCCACTTTGACCCTAATTGGTATTACTTAGATTTACTGCCTCTAATATAAGTCCTGGATCTTGCTAAACCAATTCAGTTTACTGTATTATATAGTTTCTTTGGTACGGCAATGTCAagataaattcaatttagGCAACTGAGCAGACGAGCTATCATGGAATAGTAATCGTGTCTAATTGATATCATACGGTAATAGCAATCTGTCAGGCTGTATAAAATTAACGTATAGAtgttatattaaataattgaatatctACCCCATTGGAGGTTGTTccttttttattgttactttgttttttttttgatttattataatcattattatttatttccaaTCCGTGCAATTAACATTTTTCAATCAAGACGAACggaaatttaaacaaaataaaaaggtgattataatatatagagTTTATTAgccaaataaaaaaaataaaataaaaaaaagctaCTATTAAATTGACTTTCGTTTACTTTcgaatataattatataaacttattatattttcaatattgcTATAGAAACTAAATCTTAATAACACCAATCTTTGTCACTATGAGAATTTCGGTATCATCTCTCCTAGCATTATTTGCTCTAACTTCTACAGCTTTTGCTGAGGGATCTCCAAATAGGAAATTCACTACTTCCTCTATagatttgaaaagaaaattagaGCCAAGTCCACCAGTTACTCATAATGTTTACTTaacatttaaatattatagtCCAGTTTTGGAAAGAGAAGTAGAACAAGATGTTACAGTCAATTTATATGCTACAGTTGTTCCAAAAACTGTTGAAAactttattcaattatctAGAAATGTTAAAGCCAAGATCCAAGGCAGAGGTGAAGAAGTTTTTACAATCGGATACCCAAACTCtgacattttaaatattgcGCTAAATAACATGATCTTGTTTGGTGATGTTGTACCAGATGTTGGTCCATTCTCCATTCATGGTCCAAAATGGGCAGatgaaaatttctttttaaaccACGATAGACCAGGTAGATTATCAATGTATAATACGGGTCCTAATACtcaaaattctaaatttatGATCGATTTGGGTCTAGAAGGTAACTCTGAAAGAGATAATGCAAATGTTGTCTTTGGTCAAATAGTTGATGGtttagaaaaaatcattGATGATATGCAATATATGGAAGTTGATGACAAGGGTAAGCCATCCAAAAAAGCTATTATTGAATACGCCACTGTTGAAGATCAAAAGCATGGTAACCTAGAGAATGACCATGCCActtatattaaaagattacAAGACTTCAGAGATGGTAAGGTGGAAGTTGGTACTAGCATGGGTGATATcttaaaagaaaagataaaCGCTGCTAAGCAAGGTTCAACAAAGACTAAAAAGCTTTCCTCGAAATCAAATCTAACAGGTGACgacaaaaataatttgttttacCTCTTGGGTGCCATTGGTATCATCTATTTGGCTGTAGCAAAGGTTAAAAAGTTACCTCCATTTAAGAATTCGAAAGTTGTATCAATGAGACGTGATTGATACTTTATTCTATTGGCCTCgttcaattattatttaatcaGACTTCTATTTTGATAGAATAAATAGATAAACCTACACAACTCTTTTATATAACTCTTTACATTATTCCTTTGACAAGTTTATGAAATTTTGATTCCTTCAATATGCATTGTATCATAtgattaaaatatttatttattgaggtatttatttataattgacggcataataatataaaatgtcTAAACAAAAATGATAAGGCTAAAGTCTTTTTAAAAAGGCTCTTGGGATgaatatagaaaatatgCTATTGCTTGCTTTCATCAGGCGTTGCGCTACTGGTAGTAGCTGCTGTATCTGGCTCACCAGTTCCAAAAGCTAATTCTCTAATTTCAACAATCCAAACATCCATAAGTAAATCAACAGCAGTTGCTCTCTTATACGGATCTTGTTGTAAACATCTCTTTAAGAAATTGTTACCATTTGTAGATACTTCATCTTTACTTGGTAATTGAGGTGAATGCCCTGCGGCAACATGATACATAATAGCCCATTCATTATCTAGATTAGCCCAAGGGCGACGACCCGTGATCATTTCCAGCACAACACAACCCAATGACCAAACATCATCTGAtccaaatttatttttatttggcGATCCAGAAATTGCTTCCGGTGCCATATACATTGGCGTACCAACCATATCATATAGCCCTGTACCTACTCCTGCTTCTTCCGTTTCCAGTAAAGtatcatcaatttttttactttccTTGTTATCTTTTCCAtctttagaaaatgatgCAATTCTTGTGTGATCTTTCGCAATCTTTCTAGCAGCACCAAAATCAacatatttaatgataCCATTAAAGTCTagaagaatattttctgGTTTAATATCACGATGCACAATACCAGATTGGTGAAGATATGATAGCCCCtctaataattccaatGTGTAGACTTGAGTAACcatttcatcttcaatacGTCCATGTTCTAATAAACTTGCTAGGGAGCCACCTTCACAATATTCCATAAAAATGTTAACTTTATCACGGTGAACTTCAACACCATAATATTGGACAATATTGGGATGGTTTAACATTTCAAGGACAGTCATTTCTTTCTTAATAAGTGGAAATACTTTTTTCATAGCTTTAGTATCTTGTATCTTGATTTCTTTCACTGCTAAAACATCACCGCTGTCTAAGTTAACTGCTGAAAAGACATTACCAAAAGTACCACTTCCAATAAACTTCCGCTTCTGCCATCTAATTTGAACATTAGACATAGAAGACGCAAGCGAgagtaaatatttattaccTTTATCTGTATCGTCAAGAACTTTACCGATTTGGTGAGGGTTTCTTGTTGTAGCGGTTTCAAGGTCATTAATGGCTTGAACACGTAAATCAGAATTGATTTTTAGCATGTATTCGTCATCTATATCATTAGCAAAATCAATGTTTGGTCTACCCATTTGAAATATCTTTTCCGCTTCATTAGCTCTAGCACCCATAACGTCAAAGTGAGAGATTAATAAGGACATACATGCTGAAATTTTTTGCTTTAATGCAGAGAATTGCTTTTCATCTAAGCCTAAAATATTCCAACCGTTTGTTATCTGCATTGCAAATTCCATTGCTGGCACACACCATCTAAAAGTTCTTTGATCTGTAGGATCACAATCTTCTAATAGAAATGATAACCATTGAACACTCATATTCATCATTAGTAAGAtgataattgattttttttcgtaTGTAGCAACATTCattcttaaaaaattcttacCATAATCCCttgcaaataaaaatacactGTTTAGTAGTTCATGGCCGGGGCAAACCTTTTTAAAGGTAGTCAATACTTTGGAAAGgttatttaaaacattatATGTCACCCTGAAGTAtgctttattaattttttgaagattgCTCTCAATAACAGGGAAAGAGCAGCGTCTTTCTATAAAAGATATAGAGTCGTCAGTGATACGCTGTAACCGTTCACATTGGTATTCTAGTGCATAGCACGACCCTTGGCTCATTAATAGTAAATAATCCTTTGTaacttcaaaattaaaatcttttagTCCTAGTATAGTATCTCCAGAGAGGTTATACATATCACCTTCCCATAGCATTGGTTCGCCCGGACAAATTATTAGCAGATAACCTAAAGAACGTAAATGTTGCTCTAGTGCAAACATTTCCTCTTCTGAATCATGATAATGATCAAATGTTAAATCAATTTGACCCTTGTTCCCTTTAGGTTGAAAGGGCATTGTTCCCTCCTCATTTTgaacataataataagatagGCCTTCCGGAGTCATGCCCTGGCCTAGTAAACTATTCATTCCATATCCATGAGCTGCAGCGTTATACAAAGATAAACTGTTTCTTATTTCCAGCTTAGGTATCATATCACAACCAATAtcagaatttttcaaaattcgAAAGATATCTTCATCTTGGCATCCTAATAATTCAGAACTACCTAATAAGTAAAGACCATTTTGCTCCAGTTCACCACCtgtaaatattaaaaaatggCCTGTTTCTTTTAGTTTTGATAAAAGAGCGTTGTGATTCTCTACTTTAAAATTCACAGAATTTTGAGAAGCTTTTGTCAGAACGTTTGTAAATCTATTTAACTTTCTCTTTATGGAACCTGAATACTCAAACATTTGGACAACCCATTTTTCAGCTTCTGCTCTATTAGAGAAATTGGGAGGTGAATTTTGTTGCTGTAATAGATATGAATGCAATCTATGCAATAATCTTAATGagattttattaaactCCTTGACAATTAGGAAACCAGCTCCTTCTATATAATGTCCaacattttttaattcttcccAGTATTTGTATAGTTCATCCGGTTCTTTGAAggttttgaaaaatacttTGGTACTATCAAAAAgttttaattctaaaagTCGGAACAAGTATTTAATTGCTTCCATTACGATGTTATCAAAATCAGGATCAAGTCTAACTAAAAATGAAACATCTTCACGATATGTAGTTAATGTATATTTCATTTGGACTGACAGGCGAATATACGAAGTAAAATCATCTATCATTTGAtcaatcatcatcattgtAGGTTTTTTCAGTTTTTTAGCATAGGCTAGACGAATCAAGATGAtctctttaataaatcgaATTGGAAAGAGTAAGAGTAATTCTAATTGATCATCAGGAAAGCGAAgatttaattctttcattGTTTCTGAATAATTTTGTGAAAATAGTTTTGCTTTTAAAATCCATGGAGCTAAtggataaaatattttcttttgaaaaattgattctatgtctttttctttcataATTTGCTCAACAAATGCCCTACCATCTTGATAATCAAAATCGGCCCCATTTTCAGGAACTTCATGAGAGAATAATACTTTAACATTTTCATCACCAACCCATTTCCTAAgaactttaatattaatgtcAAAATTATGAGTAAAATTTAGCCAGCTGTTCATCACATCTATTCTACTAATTAAATCTGAAGAATTTGTAATAGGCTTATCTTGATACATTTGCTTTAAATTACACCAGAAATTAATGACTCTATAATATCTATCAGTAATGTCTTTAATTCTTCGCTTACCTTCTTCCATATCTATATCGTCCGGCAAACGAAATACTAACacttttttaaagaatgaGTCCGTTGATATTctcaatatctttaaagTTCTTTTCATTTCATCAACCGTTTTACCGGTCATCCAGGCTTTTAATTCTAACCAAATCTCTTCGGCATAATGTGTGTTTGAACCTCTTGGTTTAACTTGGTTGGcgatttttgttttttcacTTTTAACAATATCCCCTTTTAACACATTTGAAAGCATAGTTTGCCATTCAAATCTCTCTAAAACCAAAGGGTGATCGgctaataatgataataaatcttggTTATCTAATAGTTTAGCcgtaatttcttttttgttttcttgtTCATTATTGGTAGACTCTCCTTTCAAATCAAATACATCGAAAGTTTCTTGAACAACAGCATTTCTTGGATCAGCTTGTTTTAACCATTGTAATCTATGTAATAAGAACTTGGAACTCATTGCTACAATGTCTTTGTTTGCggtaaaaaaattggtgCCAAAATCTTGCTTATCATCATTGGTCAAATCCACTATATCTTCTATGTCGGATTCaaaatcatcttcttcGTCATTTGTTGATGATGGTACAATTCCTCTCGTATAATAATCGTGAGAAacataatttttcattttctctAAATACAGCTGCTCATTTAAAAgatgttgtttttttgataatttcatATTCGACGAAGATGTGTTGATTTTTGGGACAGATCTTGTAGATGATGAAGGtgataaattatcttgCTTTGAATGATTTACAACCTCATTAATTGGgttagtattattattagaattagtaGAAGATGAGTTATTGTGTACAATAGTTCCAGAAGCGGATCCTGTTCCCGCAGATGTGACAGTTGTAGATGTGGTAGGTGTTGTTGAGTGCGTATTATctgttttatttgaatttggagTAGAATTAGGATATTGCTCAGGTAGTGTTAAGTCATTATTACTTGCTAAAGGAGATACTGGTGTGTTTGCATTACTATGATTACTACCTGTACTCTTTTGAGAAGAGTTTCTGCTTGGTGAGACTCTTAATTGTTGTGGTGGGACGTCAGATGTGCTTTGGGTGGTTAAAGATGCAATTTCTGGGGGCACAATTAGAGTTGGGGTTGAAAGAAAGGATTCCTGAAGCCAGGGGTTATTTCTTAATCCAGGGCTAGATAACTGTGTATTTCTATCATGTTTGCCTGGAGATTgttgttttaataaagttgaagggtgttttaaatttaactgagatattgaattttgattactagtattgttattatcGAGAGAAGAGTTATATACATTCATTGGAGATGTCCACGACGGCCTTCTCATAGAATTTGTTGAAGATATGAGGGAGTCATTTGAATAAGAATTATATCCTTGAGTAAATTCGTGAACTTTagaaattgtttttttagcATTTGAATGAGATCGTTGCCTGCGTGCACTATTGGATCTGTTTGGTGCATTAACGTTGTATAAAATACCTGAGCTGTAGTTAGAATTAGTGGTAGTTGTGGTAGGTgtgctattattattgctaaAGCTATCAGTCGGATTATTTTCATAAACTATTTCATGTTCTAACGGTGAGACTACTCTCACACCGGGTGACCAAACTTTACCAGCAGATCTTCTGTGGTCTAATGGCCAACTCTGCTGTTCGTTAGGATAAGGCTTATAGCCAAAATAGTCTGAAGTATtgttatcattatttttggaaatgCCTGGATTAGAATGTGTAGTGGTTGTGCTAGTTGCTGGTgtgatattgatatttgtGTTACTATCATTGTTAGAGTTCAAATTGGAACTTGTATTACTGTGATTGGATGACATTGTTGGTTAATCCAGTCAAGATACAATATGGGCTTATTATACTAGCCAATTGGCTATTTAGAAGGATAAAGTAATAAGTAATACAAATTAAGTTTAGTGAGACGtatattacaattaataaGCGTTTATATCGCTATATTGtctttctttatatatatggaTCTAAATTGGTGATAAAGTTACAACCAATTGAAGCAAATTAAGTGGAtcaatgataaatttaaaatgtcTTACAATCTTGGTACGGTTAGTACAAACttaatttccaaatttaaacTAGCACACCCTTcagatatatatttttgctGTTtaagatttaatttcaactCTGCAATGTAACATATTCATCTtaaaattccaaaaaaatcaagaaaaagACGCTTCGGAAAGGCCGAAGTCATTAGTCAAGAGAAAAACATCTATATTTAGAAAGcgtattattattagaaaaggTGATTAACGTACGAACTTTTTAGTTGATGTTAATATTAAGGTGAGTTGGTTTAAAAGCTGGTGGTCTAAACTATTGTTGTAGAATTAAATAGCTAGAACACTATCAAAGGCTACTAGGTGCGTATTACAGGagctaaaaaaaatgatgaaattagACGAATGTTTGGAGTT contains these protein-coding regions:
- the TBLA0I02400 gene encoding mitogen-activated protein kinase kinase kinase (similar to Saccharomyces cerevisiae SSK22 (YCR073C) and SSK2 (YNR031C); ancestral locus Anc_6.341); its protein translation is MSSNHSNTSSNLNSNNDSNTNINITPATSTTTTHSNPGISKNNDNNTSDYFGYKPYPNEQQSWPLDHRRSAGKVWSPGVRVVSPLEHEIVYENNPTDSFSNNNSTPTTTTTNSNYSSGILYNVNAPNRSNSARRQRSHSNAKKTISKVHEFTQGYNSYSNDSLISSTNSMRRPSWTSPMNVYNSSLDNNNTSNQNSISQLNLKHPSTLLKQQSPGKHDRNTQLSSPGLRNNPWLQESFLSTPTLIVPPEIASLTTQSTSDVPPQQLRVSPSRNSSQKSTGSNHSNANTPVSPLASNNDLTLPEQYPNSTPNSNKTDNTHSTTPTTSTTVTSAGTGSASGTIVHNNSSSTNSNNNTNPINEVVNHSKQDNLSPSSSTRSVPKINTSSSNMKLSKKQHLLNEQLYLEKMKNYVSHDYYTRGIVPSSTNDEEDDFESDIEDIVDLTNDDKQDFGTNFFTANKDIVAMSSKFLLHRLQWLKQADPRNAVVQETFDVFDLKGESTNNEQENKKEITAKLLDNQDLLSLLADHPLVLERFEWQTMLSNVLKGDIVKSEKTKIANQVKPRGSNTHYAEEIWLELKAWMTGKTVDEMKRTLKILRISTDSFFKKVLVFRLPDDIDMEEGKRRIKDITDRYYRVINFWCNLKQMYQDKPITNSSDLISRIDVMNSWLNFTHNFDINIKVLRKWVGDENVKVLFSHEVPENGADFDYQDGRAFVEQIMKEKDIESIFQKKIFYPLAPWILKAKLFSQNYSETMKELNLRFPDDQLELLLLFPIRFIKEIILIRLAYAKKLKKPTMMMIDQMIDDFTSYIRLSVQMKYTLTTYREDVSFLVRLDPDFDNIVMEAIKYLFRLLELKLFDSTKVFFKTFKEPDELYKYWEELKNVGHYIEGAGFLIVKEFNKISLRLLHRLHSYLLQQQNSPPNFSNRAEAEKWVVQMFEYSGSIKRKLNRFTNVLTKASQNSVNFKVENHNALLSKLKETGHFLIFTGGELEQNGLYLLGSSELLGCQDEDIFRILKNSDIGCDMIPKLEIRNSLSLYNAAAHGYGMNSLLGQGMTPEGLSYYYVQNEEGTMPFQPKGNKGQIDLTFDHYHDSEEEMFALEQHLRSLGYLLIICPGEPMLWEGDMYNLSGDTILGLKDFNFEVTKDYLLLMSQGSCYALEYQCERLQRITDDSISFIERRCSFPVIESNLQKINKAYFRVTYNVLNNLSKVLTTFKKVCPGHELLNSVFLFARDYGKNFLRMNVATYEKKSIIILLMMNMSVQWLSFLLEDCDPTDQRTFRWCVPAMEFAMQITNGWNILGLDEKQFSALKQKISACMSLLISHFDVMGARANEAEKIFQMGRPNIDFANDIDDEYMLKINSDLRVQAINDLETATTRNPHQIGKVLDDTDKGNKYLLSLASSMSNVQIRWQKRKFIGSGTFGNVFSAVNLDSGDVLAVKEIKIQDTKAMKKVFPLIKKEMTVLEMLNHPNIVQYYGVEVHRDKVNIFMEYCEGGSLASLLEHGRIEDEMVTQVYTLELLEGLSYLHQSGIVHRDIKPENILLDFNGIIKYVDFGAARKIAKDHTRIASFSKDGKDNKESKKIDDTLLETEEAGVGTGLYDMVGTPMYMAPEAISGSPNKNKFGSDDVWSLGCVVLEMITGRRPWANLDNEWAIMYHVAAGHSPQLPSKDEVSTNGNNFLKRCLQQDPYKRATAVDLLMDVWIVEIRELAFGTGEPDTAATTSSATPDESKQ
- the CPR4 gene encoding peptidylprolyl isomerase family protein CPR4 (similar to Saccharomyces cerevisiae CPR4 (YCR069W) and CPR8 (YNR028W); ancestral locus Anc_6.336) gives rise to the protein MRISVSSLLALFALTSTAFAEGSPNRKFTTSSIDLKRKLEPSPPVTHNVYLTFKYYSPVLEREVEQDVTVNLYATVVPKTVENFIQLSRNVKAKIQGRGEEVFTIGYPNSDILNIALNNMILFGDVVPDVGPFSIHGPKWADENFFLNHDRPGRLSMYNTGPNTQNSKFMIDLGLEGNSERDNANVVFGQIVDGLEKIIDDMQYMEVDDKGKPSKKAIIEYATVEDQKHGNLENDHATYIKRLQDFRDGKVEVGTSMGDILKEKINAAKQGSTKTKKLSSKSNLTGDDKNNLFYLLGAIGIIYLAVAKVKKLPPFKNSKVVSMRRD